DNA sequence from the Perca fluviatilis chromosome 4, GENO_Pfluv_1.0, whole genome shotgun sequence genome:
TGCACGGCTGGCGCAGAAGTAGCTATAAATATCTCGTAGAAGATCAGTGTTGAATAGAGAGCGCTTTAATTATTTATGCTTTCCTCAGCCTTATTTAGCTTGTGAATGTCCTGGCTGGCAAGACTGCTCAGAAGACTGACAGCAACATGGGACATGCACAAAGCATGCTGCCTCATTTGCTTGCTTTTCTCCCGCTGTACAGATCTTATTATACAATTAGTGGAGATATGAAATGTGACAGCTTATATTGATCatttctgttactgtaatgtattggtaacaatctatctatctatctatctatctatctatctatctatctatctatctatctatccatctaggTGTGTGGCTTTGTGGGTCTCTACTATAATGTGATCATCGGCTGGAGTATCTTCTATTTCTTCCAGTCCTTCCAGTATCCTCTTCCATGGAGCGAGTGTCCAATCAGAAGGAATGGGACACTTGCCAGTGAGTGACATTAAATACTAAACAGACAAGGGAAGGTATAGGTGTACCACATATTAAACACAGAGATGATGTACTGTCAGGTGGTTTGCATAAAGCAAATTAATGTGTTTgaacaacatttaaaaacacaataaagagaAAAATAGATTTTGACAttgattaaaatgaaataaattaaaaaacacaaatagcaAAACATTCTTCAGCCCTGCTAGTGGCTCTGAGGCTGTACTTagacacagcagtgctttgagctaaatgctaatctcataatgctaacatgctcacaaagacaatgctaacatatgctaattagcactaaacacaaagtgcagctgCGGTTGATGGGAATATCATTAGTTTTGTAGGAAATATtttactaaaaaaacaaaatgttaaccTTATGGTGGCACAAAATGAAAAGTCAGGAGGTCACCatagtcagtaggattcatccgcTCGGAAACATGAATGTCTTCACAAAATtgaatggcaatccatccaatgcTTGTTGAGATATTTCGATATAGATATTTCGATATATTCAGACCGAATGACATTTCCATCCATAGAGCCATGCTGCTCGCATAGCTTGAAATCATAGACAAGAAAGATAATGTCAGAAACAAGTTGCCACAGATTTAGTAAAGGAAATACAAGTGCAGTAGaggaatcaatcaatcaaaggcACAGAAAAACATCAGAGTTTTTACTGTAATTTAGATTTGAAAGTGGCTAGAGTTGGCGCACATTTTAGCACAAGCTAAATGCAGACATGTTACAAGCTTTAGGATTACATTTGCAGCTTCAGCATGTTGACACACCTAGTAAGCATCAGATCAGACAGATTGTGTTAACTTCCTTACAATTTTCTGTCACAACTTCACGGACATAATCCAGATTAAAACACTATGGAGTTCATTTGATTAGAGGCAGCCAAGAAACACTCAGCATGACGTATGACTCAGTAAGGCTGAGGCTGCTGACAGGAAGACGGGGAGCAGAGATTCAGACTGAAGAACAGCAGCCGAGTGTAAAACATTTCGCTGTCTGTGTGCTTCTCATACGTTCTGTATCCAGTGGGACAGACAAAGCATCATGATGGAACCTTAATTTAGCAGAGGCCATCTTGATTTCATCAGATTTAGATTCTCATACATCTACAAAGAGCTTTCCCTACAcctgtatgtgtttatgtgtctttttgtgaatcTGCATGAATCTGCACCATCCTGTAATACTATGTGGAGAATCCCAACACTGCTGACTCTAAACTCACACAgagtagcctatatatatatatatatatatatatatatatatatatatatatatatatatatatatatatatatatatacatacatgagAATACTGTgtgaactgtaaaaaaaaaaatcagttgttGTGAATTGGAGGTTCATGCTTTGCATACAAAGCACACAGATGACCTTGTTTAGCTCCCTTTACGTGTGAGAGGTGTAAACCAGCCGAGAATTGAGATATTGACCCTGTACAAACACTCATTATTTTTCTCCTTCTGCACTCTCTGCGACATCCAAACCTCCCTACTGCATCTTCACACCCATTTCTCTTTCATTATCACCTAAACTAAAGCTCCATCTCCTTCTGTCTACACAATACAGTTGTGGAGCCGGAGTGTGACAAAAGCTCAGCCACAACCTACTTCTGGTACCGTCAGACGCTGAACATCACCAGCACCATCGCAGAGAGCGGCGGCCTTAACATAAAAATGACCCTGTCTCTGCTGGTGGCATGGATCATCGTCTGCCTCGCCGTCATTAGAGGGATTGCCTCCTCTGGGAAGGTAGTAGATTGCTTGATGAAAGAAAACTATAAAGAAGACCACCGGTTTCTCTTTCCTGAATGTATGTTTTCTCTTTTCCACTTTTACAGGTGATGTATTTCAGCTCCCTTTTTCCATATGTGGTGCTGTTCTGTTTCCTGGTCAGAGGTTTAATGCTGAAGGGATCAGTGGATGGCATTGCTCACATGTTCACTCCTAAGGTGAGACTTTCTTCCTCACAGTATTTTTTATCAGTCATGTTGGAAAATGCGCAAAAgtctgactgtctctctccatctcacAGTTGGAGAAGATGCTGGAGCCCCAAGTGTGGAGGGAGGCAGCCACCCAGGTCTTCTTCGCCCTGGGTCTGGGGTTTGGAGGAGTCATAGCCTTCTCTAGTTACAATAAGATCGATAATAACTGTCATTTTGATGCCGTGCTCGTCTCTCTCATCAACTTCCTCACTTCCATTCTGGCCACGCTGGTGGTGTTCGCCGTGCTGGGCTTCAAGGCCAACATCATGAATGAAAAGTGTGTCGTAGAGTAAGTTCACACCTGCAGACACTATTAACTAAATCCAGCTCTGagtcatggcagtgtgggcagtgtgtttagcttCCTTCTGTGGTGCTAGTTCACGTAGCTCCCTGCTCATCCAGATGAAGTGAAATGCATCACGTAAGACTGGCATGAAACATTGGGCGGATCTCGGCAGACCTCCACTGCTCCACTTCTTCGTGCACTGGTGCCACGGAGGGTAGCCAAACACTTTTCATCGAAaaacactgcccacacaaagatgacaccgAGCTGGATTATAAAtcggcaaagtatccctttcAGCACCATTCTGTATGCAAACAatctttaagacaaaaaaaattaaaaagagctTGACCGTCTCAGCCATTTGTTTGTTAACAATTGTTGCGTAGCTAAACCGAAAATGTTCACTACATACAGGAAATTAAAAAACATCATGAGAGTACAGAAATTAGGTTAATGAAAGTTTATGAAATCGTCTTTAAAATAGTCatactcaagtaaaagcagactgcatatactgtaggctactgtacatacacTCTCAATATATGCACATAAAACCACCtttgtgtggccgggttggatcagtgggcagcgtaggcgcacatatacttggaggtctatgcctcgacgcagaggtccagggttcaaatccgacctgtgacgattttctgcatgtcttccccctctttcccctttctcacctagctgtcctgtcaaataaaggcagaaaagcccaaaaatgaatctttaaaaaaacaaacagtatttATTCCATTAcctgtatacagtacataacaATCTAACCTTTAAATAGATATAATGGCGTCCAGCTCTTgcctgtatataatatatacatgttTAAGTTTGCTTAATATATTTGTTTAGCTGTatgtctgtatctgtatcatCCTGTAAATGTGTTCTCTGCACTGTTGAGAGGGACTCAGAACCAGACTTAAATTCCTACGATATGTCAACATACTTGACCAATAAAGTTGATTGTGATTCTTTTATCTCTGTAGGAATGCAGAGAAGATCCTGGGATACCTCAACTCTGACGTCCTGAGCCACGATCTCATCCCTCCACATGTAAACTTCTCCCATCTCACCACATCAGACTACGCTGAAATGTACGGGGTCATCAAGGCGGTTAAAGAGGGCAGCTTCGCCCAGCTGGGTCTGGAGCCTTGTCTCCTGGAGGACGAGCTTAACAAGGTGAGTCTTTAGCAACAGTCCAGATAAAGCCAAATCCATAGCACGTTCTGTATTCGACTCTTTTCACACCTCAGTTAGTCTGTTACTTGATTTCAGTCCTCTTACCGTCTCTCTGCAGTCTGTCCAGGGCACTGGCCTGGCCTTCATCGCCTTCACAGAAGCCATGACCCATTTCCCAGGGTCTCCGTTCTGGTCTGTCATGTTCTTCTTCATGCTCATCAACCTCGGTCTGGGCAGCATGATCGGCACTATGACCGGCATCACCACACCTGTCCTCGACGCCTACAAGGTCCAGAAGGAGCTTTTCACAGGTAACCCCCCCACTGACAGGACACTTTAtgctaatatacagtatatagtagttGAAACCCCTTACTCAGCACCATATTAGGCTTTGTATTATTGCTCAGAGTGTACGGAATGcaaaacacacataaataaaacaGCTTACTGCCTATAAAACCCTTTATTTTCCATATTCTCATCTATTAGACTAAAATCTAATATTTTCCTCTCAAGgagcactcttttttttttgttctctggGTTTGTTTCAGTGTGTTGCTGCATTGTGGCCTTCTTCTGTGGCCTGTTGTTCGTTCAACGCTCAGGGAATTACTTTGTCACCATGTTTGATGATTACTCTGCCGGACTGCCTCTCACAGTAGTGGTCATCCTGGAGAATCTGTCCGTCGCTTGGATTTATGGCACAAAAAGGTACAACTGGCTGTAGGATTTATGTGCATGTCTGCAATTCATCACGCTCAAATTtgaaatatagaaataaaactGGAACAAAGGAAATTTAAATAAGCGTAAAATTGTACAAAGGGATATGATcattaatgtttttgttgttctttcctCCATCAGGTTCATGCAGGATCTGGAGGACATGTTGGGTTTCCGACCATGTATAATCTATTTCTACCTGTGGAAGTACGTCTCCCCTCTGTGTCTCATTGTGCTCATCTCAGCCACTGTGATAGAGATGGCCATCAGCCCACCAGGATACAATGCCTGGGTCGAAGAGCTGGTcagtcactctgtgtgtgtgtgtgtgtgtgtgtgtgtgtgtgtgtgtgtgtgtgtgtgtgtgtgtgtgtgtgtgtgtgtgtgtgtgtgtgtgtgtgtgtgtgtgtgtgtgtgtgtgtgtgtgtgtgtgtgtgtgtgtgttataaatgACATGGCtatcatccaatagttgttaagatatttcagCCTGAACCAAAGTGGTGGGCCGACCGTCCACCAGATTGACATTGTCACCCCAAGAGtaaggtgaccagatttctgaAATCACAACCTGGGACATTTCCAGTTAatgttactttatttttttaacacatacttAGAAACAAGGACATTTCCGGGGACAAGCCACCAAAAACAGGGACTGTGCCCTGAAAACGGGGACATCGGGTCACCCTACCCTAGAGCCATGCAGCTAGCATGGCAAAAAGCATTGTAGCAAACAACATGCTTATCTCTATTACAATTTGTAAATAAAGGCAAATATTTGTAACTATTTATGCTCCTCTTCATTTagagaaaacatttttctttggaTTTTACATAATCACTAAACCCTCTGTTCGTGTCTGCAGGCTCAGGAACGCTTCCAGAGCTATCCCCCCTGGGCACTGGCCATGTGCTTCGCTCTCATTATCGTGGCCATgcttcctctccctgttgtcttTATCGCCCGTCGCTTAAACCTGATGTCAGACGGCTCCAAcaagctgtctgtctcctaccGTAAAACCATGATGAAGGACATGTCCAACCTGGAGGAGCAGGACGAGGCCAGGTTCATCCTCGGCGCCAAGCCTGGCGAGGCGCCTTCATCAGCACCAGCACATAAGGCCTACCTGACTCCAGGAGGGACCAAGACCCTGGATGCCAACTCCCTGTCTCCAAACAGCTGCTACGGTACGAGCTACCAGAACGCTGCCATCAGCCCCACCACACCGACTACACCGACCACGCCCGCCACGCCAGAGTCTGACTCTTGACTGCTGTCCAAACACCCCTCTGACACCCAGTAGCACAGTTTACCTTCCAGCCATAAAGTCTCCACCGAGGGTCACTGCAGCGTCGAGAATCCCCACCACTGGCCGACTAACACCAAAAACTGTATGTAGCCGCCCAATTTATCTGAACACACACTTTCCAAAATAATACCAAGGAACCACCTGCAGCAGGAtgggaaaaaagacaaaattcaCTCTTTACACT
Encoded proteins:
- the LOC120557584 gene encoding sodium-dependent neutral amino acid transporter SLC6A17-like; the protein is MPKNSKVTQREQSNEHVTESVADLLAHEEPLDYKSSSLNVIGATGKKVPQIEVPEDDGRPAWNSKLQYILAQVGFSVGLGNVWRFPYLCQKNGGGAYLVPYFILLLLIGIPLFFLELAVGQKIRRGSIGVWNYVCPSLGGIGMSSLMVCGFVGLYYNVIIGWSIFYFFQSFQYPLPWSECPIRRNGTLAIVEPECDKSSATTYFWYRQTLNITSTIAESGGLNIKMTLSLLVAWIIVCLAVIRGIASSGKVMYFSSLFPYVVLFCFLVRGLMLKGSVDGIAHMFTPKLEKMLEPQVWREAATQVFFALGLGFGGVIAFSSYNKIDNNCHFDAVLVSLINFLTSILATLVVFAVLGFKANIMNEKCVVENAEKILGYLNSDVLSHDLIPPHVNFSHLTTSDYAEMYGVIKAVKEGSFAQLGLEPCLLEDELNKSVQGTGLAFIAFTEAMTHFPGSPFWSVMFFFMLINLGLGSMIGTMTGITTPVLDAYKVQKELFTVCCCIVAFFCGLLFVQRSGNYFVTMFDDYSAGLPLTVVVILENLSVAWIYGTKRFMQDLEDMLGFRPCIIYFYLWKYVSPLCLIVLISATVIEMAISPPGYNAWVEELAQERFQSYPPWALAMCFALIIVAMLPLPVVFIARRLNLMSDGSNKLSVSYRKTMMKDMSNLEEQDEARFILGAKPGEAPSSAPAHKAYLTPGGTKTLDANSLSPNSCYGTSYQNAAISPTTPTTPTTPATPESDS